The DNA segment TCAAGGCGAGGGCTTTGTAGGTCTGGCTTAGGCGGTCGGTTAGTAAATGTACAAATAATTTTGTCATGGTATTGGCTAAATTCTTAGGTGATTCAGTTATCACCTTGTTATTGTCTATTAAATTTATTAAAGCTAATTCGAACAGAAAATAGAATGTGATAACCCATTTACTCGGCTATTTCCTTTATAACTGCAAGCAAGTGACCCCACAGCAGTTTTATTCCATTTAAGTATCTTTTCAATGTAGTTCAGGATTGCTGAAAGTAAAGCCTTGTCTTTTGTAAGGTATCGGCCTTATTTGTATTAATCTTAGTCACTTAGGGGAATAATATCGGGCCTGATTAACACTTCTGATAATCCATATCGCATTTTTCTGTAAAAAAGCTATACCTAAGTTTCTGGCATCGCTTTTATAGGCGCCTGCCAAGGCCATACCGGCAGAAGTACGGGTAGTCGCCCGAGTAAAGCACAGGCAAACCATAGCGAATGAAAATAAAAGATCTATCCGCCTATCAGCACGATGAAATCAGCGCGCTGTTAGGAAACATTCCTTTCTTTAAGGAGTTACAAACTCAAGGCCAGGAGCAGTTGGCGGTCCTTATGCGGCACTCCTGTCTGGTGGAGCTGGAGCCCGGTGAAACCATTATGCGCCGTGGTGACCGCGGCTCATGGCTGTACTTCCTGATTAAAGGCCAGCTCTCGGTGTATTTGGATGAGGCTGAACCTCTGAATACTATTACCCCCGGCGAACTGTTTGGTGATTTGGCCCTGTTGTGCAATCACGAGCGCAAAGCGACCGTTGCCGCCCAACCGGGCAGCAAACAATGCCTGCTCTTTGCCACTGACTTTAAGCC comes from the Oceanicoccus sagamiensis genome and includes:
- a CDS encoding cyclic nucleotide-binding domain-containing protein, producing MKIKDLSAYQHDEISALLGNIPFFKELQTQGQEQLAVLMRHSCLVELEPGETIMRRGDRGSWLYFLIKGQLSVYLDEAEPLNTITPGELFGDLALLCNHERKATVAAQPGSKQCLLFATDFKPFGDLTNYGVIDLHTKLAFYRTMVHSIRWRLEVNRMEHPKHPLAAELRQVPTYSGEKGVEAELQSLFSQAQFLASVLDSWNSEGVALEDVMVASAANR